The proteins below come from a single Bombus pyrosoma isolate SC7728 linkage group LG10, ASM1482585v1, whole genome shotgun sequence genomic window:
- the LOC122571500 gene encoding snRNA-activating protein complex subunit 3 isoform X1 codes for MDDVYKFYNRNASAKVHIKEYFDNYRKLISDCFIPMKKDENNLMEMMGVQLTEEEMSTLTEYCSVDNLTVEGEVPKLINNRKIRKKEVFDAQEPPEDVQLQTIQSLRQRLKQKFKKPTYKYLSELFVNYRKVEATNETCAVPGHDILIFVRIYHPFLHRGKSAPKTECGTLLRLHNIIAVLGSQTLAQLRDKISCIADYSISRECSNNLDNAIGPMAKDVYKSGFFFIEDTFYNDMRCPTNVDYSKVIINWAQRRPKLGPFKTATMEDGTLDSLCVRFGFPWVYKHQGGCEHLIVFSDARFINCDDELAISAYPRIVRLRPTSSKFCMICGIFTVQWITMEHERIPHNPCYFCDICFKSYNYINGKKVGEFKAYAYPRNIEAVKGKIEI; via the exons atggacgatgtatataaattttataatagaaatgcATCAGCGAAAGTgcatataaaagaatattttgataattatcgGAAATTGATATCCGATTGTTTTATACCTatgaaaaaagatgaaaataatttgatggAAATGATGGGAGTCCAGCTTACAGAGGAAGAAATGTCCACGTTAACAGAATATTGCAG cGTTGATAATTTAACAGTGGAAGGAGAAGttccaaaattaattaataatagaaaaataagaaaaaaagaggtgTTTGATGCTCAAGAACCACCAGAAGATGTACAGTTACAAACTATTCAAAGTCTAAGGCAAAggttaaaacaaaaattcaaaaagcCTACTTATAAATACCTAAGTGAATTGTTCGTA AATTATAGAAAGGTAGAAGCAACAAATGAAACATGTGCTGTTCCTGGTCATgatattcttatatttgttAGAATTTACCATCCTTTCCTGCACCGTGGAAAAAGTGCACCAAAGACGGAATGTGGTACATTGTTAcgattacataatattatagcGGTACTAGGTTCTCAAACACTTGCTCAATTACGGGATAAAATATCATGTATTGCTGATTACAGTATTTCTAGAGAATGTAGCAATAACTTGGACAATGCGATAGGACCTATGgcaaaa GATGTTTACAAATCAgggtttttttttattgaagatACTTtctataacgatatgaggTGTCCCACAAATGTTGACTATAGTAAGGTAATCATCAATTGGGCACAAAGAAGACCAAAATTAGGACCTTTTAAAACTGCCACAATGGAAGATGGTACGCTGGATTCATTGTGCGTAAGGTTTGGATTCCCATGGGTGTACAAGCACCAAGGTGGTTGTGAACATTTAATTGTGTTTAGCGATGCTAG GTTTATTAACTGTGATGATGAATTAGCGATATCCGCGTATCCAAGAATAGTTAGATTAAGACCTACATCTTCCAAATTTTGTATGATATGTGGTATCTTCACTGTTCAATGGATTACAATGGAACATGAAAGAATACCGCACAATCCTTGttatttttgtgatatttgTTTTAAGTCTTATAACTATATTAACGGTAAAAAGGTCGGCGAATTTAAAGCGTACGCATATCCACGAAATATTGAAGCCGTGAagggaaaaatagaaatataa
- the LOC122571500 gene encoding uncharacterized protein LOC122571500 isoform X2, with translation MDDVYKFYNRNASAKVHIKEYFDNYRKLISDCFIPMKKDENNLMEMMGVQLTEEEMSTLTEYCSVDNLTVEGEVPKLINNRKIRKKEVFDAQEPPEDVQLQTIQSLRQRLKQKFKKPTYKYLSELFVNYRKVEATNETCAVPGHDILIFVRIYHPFLHRGKSAPKTECDTFYNDMRCPTNVDYSKVIINWAQRRPKLGPFKTATMEDGTLDSLCVRFGFPWVYKHQGGCEHLIVFSDARFINCDDELAISAYPRIVRLRPTSSKFCMICGIFTVQWITMEHERIPHNPCYFCDICFKSYNYINGKKVGEFKAYAYPRNIEAVKGKIEI, from the exons atggacgatgtatataaattttataatagaaatgcATCAGCGAAAGTgcatataaaagaatattttgataattatcgGAAATTGATATCCGATTGTTTTATACCTatgaaaaaagatgaaaataatttgatggAAATGATGGGAGTCCAGCTTACAGAGGAAGAAATGTCCACGTTAACAGAATATTGCAG cGTTGATAATTTAACAGTGGAAGGAGAAGttccaaaattaattaataatagaaaaataagaaaaaaagaggtgTTTGATGCTCAAGAACCACCAGAAGATGTACAGTTACAAACTATTCAAAGTCTAAGGCAAAggttaaaacaaaaattcaaaaagcCTACTTATAAATACCTAAGTGAATTGTTCGTA AATTATAGAAAGGTAGAAGCAACAAATGAAACATGTGCTGTTCCTGGTCATgatattcttatatttgttAGAATTTACCATCCTTTCCTGCACCGTGGAAAAAGTGCACCAAAGACGGAATGTG atACTTtctataacgatatgaggTGTCCCACAAATGTTGACTATAGTAAGGTAATCATCAATTGGGCACAAAGAAGACCAAAATTAGGACCTTTTAAAACTGCCACAATGGAAGATGGTACGCTGGATTCATTGTGCGTAAGGTTTGGATTCCCATGGGTGTACAAGCACCAAGGTGGTTGTGAACATTTAATTGTGTTTAGCGATGCTAG GTTTATTAACTGTGATGATGAATTAGCGATATCCGCGTATCCAAGAATAGTTAGATTAAGACCTACATCTTCCAAATTTTGTATGATATGTGGTATCTTCACTGTTCAATGGATTACAATGGAACATGAAAGAATACCGCACAATCCTTGttatttttgtgatatttgTTTTAAGTCTTATAACTATATTAACGGTAAAAAGGTCGGCGAATTTAAAGCGTACGCATATCCACGAAATATTGAAGCCGTGAagggaaaaatagaaatataa
- the LOC122571499 gene encoding protein O-mannosyl-transferase TMTC4 has protein sequence MSLKTNTKLPDVPISYSLIIITALSLCFINSYNGEFVFDDSEAIVHNEDVQTSPLLDIFKNDFWGTRLTYKQSHKSYRPLTILSFRLHFWLRERLIAQDYHIVNIILHTIVSILMLPVFNILIGSKERSTTFYAAALFAVHPVHTEAVSGIVGRAELLCALFMWISIIFYYYSIYARRLLYRWLSMCGCITSVAIAMLCKETGITAVGICCIYDIIVVNKLYPFQIILFITSRPSCEQLKNLIKQKQKLLIRLFILFASGLILIISRFCIMEFKAPIFQPVDNPASFMHNIFLRILNYNYIYCLNIWLLICPEWLCFDWSMGCIPLINFNDKRILFVLLFWLIVGVMLVHIFNSYEDTFLRYLIMGVTMLVIPFLPASNIFFNVGFVLAERTLYIPSAGYCLLVVIGLQKLYNRVPVQYLLLTYVALISLFFVKSWIRSDQWRTETTLFRSALHVCPLNAKVHYNIAKNAADAGNSTLAQYEYEEALRLNPTYAQAMNNLGNLLKDQGRYLKAETLFKRAIELQEDFATAWMNLGIVLSALKRYEESEKSYLTALTYRSKYPDCFYNLGVLYLEQKNYDKALKAWESATKQRNTHRRAWTNMVLLLDDLGMREDALKIANQALRYIPDDASIHFNIANILGKAGNFVEAEVYFKNAISRNPKDAMFYTNLGVLYHRWNKLNEAEDMYKKALEFKPELNSAKENLRKLYSLKTLIK, from the exons ATGTCATTAAAAACGAATACCAAATTACCAG ATGTTCCAATATCATATTCTTTAATCATAATCACTGCATTATCCCTGTGTTTTATTAATAGCTATAATGGTGAATTTGTATTTGATGATTCTGAAGCCATTGTACATAATGAAGATGTACAAACCAGTCCTTTGttggatatatttaaaaatgatttttggGGTACAAGACTGACGTATAAGCAAAGCCACAAGTCCTATAGACCACTTACGATCTTATCTTTTAG ATTACATTTTTGGCTTCGTGAAAGATTGATAGCTCAAGATTACCACATAGTGAATATAATACTTCATACCATTGTTTCCATATTAATGTTACcagtatttaatatacttataGGCTCAAAAGAAAGGAGTACTACGTTTTATGCTGCCGCATTGTTTGCTGTCCATCCAGTGCATACAGAAGCT GTTTCAGGCATTGTAGGTAGAGCAGAATTATTGTGTGCTCTATTCATGTGGATatccattatattttattactattcaATCTATGCGAGGAGATTATTATACAGATGGCTCAGTATGTGTGGTTGTATCACATCTGTTGCAATTGCAATGCTGTGCAAAGAAACAGGAATTACTGCAGtg GGAATTTGTTGCATATATGACATTATAGTAGTGAACAAGCTATATCCATTTCAAATAATCTTGTTCATTACATCAAGACCTTCGTGTGAACAACTGAAGAATCTTATTAagcaaaaacaaaaattactaaTCAGGCTCTTTATACTTTTTGCGTCTGGCTTGATACTTATAATTTCAAGATTTTGCATAATGGAGTTTAAGGCTCCAATCTTTCAACCTGTGGATAACCCAGCATCGTTCATgcacaatatatttttacgaatattaaattacaattatatttactgTTTGAATATATGGCTATTGATATGTCCTGAATGGCTATGCTTTGATTGGTCAATGGGTTGTATAcccttaattaattttaacgataaaagaatACTTTTTGTTCTTCTATTCTGGTTAATAGTTGGTGTAATGTtggtacatatatttaattcttatgAAGATACATTTTTAAG ATACTTGATTATGGGAGTGACAATGCTTGTGATTCCATTTTTGCCAGCGagcaatatcttttttaatgttgGTTTCGTTTTGGCAGAGAGAACTCTATACATTCCCTCTGCTGGTTACTGCCTTTTAGTTGTTATAGGATTACAGAAACTTTATAACCGTGTCCCTGTGCAATATTTGCTATTAACATATGTAGCTTTAATTTCGTTGTTTTTTGTGAAATCGTGGATAAGAAGTGACCAATGGAGAACTGAAACTACCTTATTCCGATCAGCATTACATGTTTGTCCATTAAATGCAAAAGTACACTATAATATTGCGAAAAATGCGGCTGATGCCGGAAACTCTACATTAGCGCAATACGAATACGAGGAAGCTCTGAG ACTAAATCCCACGTATGCTCAAGCTATGAACAACCTCGGAAATTTGCTCAAAGATCAAGGAAGGTATTTAAAAGCAGAGACGTTGTTTAAGCGAGCTATTGAGTTACA GGAGGACTTTGCCACAGCATGGATGAATTTAGGTATTGTTTTATCGGCTTTAAAACGATACGAAGAATCGGAAAAAAGCTACTTGACTGCTTTGACTTATAGAAGCAAATATCCtgattgtttttataatttgggTGTACTG TATTTGGAGcagaaaaattatgataaagcATTGAAAGCTTGGGAATCTGCtacgaaacaaagaaatacgCACAGAAGAGCATGGACCAATATGGTATTACTTCTTGATGATTTAGGTATGCGTGAAGATGCTCTAAAAATAGCAAATCaagctttacgatatatacCGGATGACGCATCTATTCATTTCAATATCGCAAACATATTGGGGAAAGCAGGAAATTTTGTGGAAGCGGAAGTGTATTTTAAGAATGCAATATCAAGGAATCCTAAAGATGCTatgttttatacgaatttGGGTGTACTGTATCATAGATGGAATAAACTCAATGAAGCAGAAGATATGTATAAGAAAGCATTAGAATTCAAACCAGAATTAAATAGCGCAAAGGAGAATTTGAGAAAGCTATATTCTCTgaaaacgttaataaaataa